A single window of Gimesia chilikensis DNA harbors:
- a CDS encoding thiol-disulfide oxidoreductase DCC family protein, whose amino-acid sequence MDREYCEIEAFYDGDCPLCRREVNLLKRFDRRHKIHFTDIAADDFNPDVYGKTLTEFMEEMQGRLPDGSWVSGVEVFRRLYSAIGLRWLVAPTRLPGISQSLDYFYRHFARHRLKLTGRCQQGQCTVKSPQDKVHS is encoded by the coding sequence ATGGATCGTGAATACTGTGAAATCGAAGCCTTCTATGATGGCGACTGCCCGCTTTGTCGGCGAGAGGTCAACCTGCTGAAGCGATTCGATCGTCGCCACAAGATTCATTTCACCGATATTGCCGCTGACGATTTTAATCCAGATGTTTATGGAAAAACACTAACAGAATTTATGGAAGAGATGCAGGGACGTCTCCCCGACGGTTCCTGGGTGAGTGGCGTTGAAGTCTTTCGTCGTCTGTATTCTGCGATAGGTCTCCGTTGGCTCGTGGCTCCGACCCGCCTGCCCGGCATCTCACAGAGTCTCGATTATTTCTACAGACATTTTGCTCGTCACAGGTTAAAATTAACAGGGCGCTGCCAACAGGGACAGTGCACAGTGAAGTCACCTCAAGATAAGGTGCATTCATGA
- a CDS encoding arylsulfatase gives MRLLLITLWLFSGLNPVLAAGQPNVILIMSDDQGYGELSCHGNPLLKTPHLDQLASDSVRLTDFHVAPMCTPTRGQLMTGQDAFRNAAMNVSSGRTLLRPELQTMADQFQAAGYRTGMFGKWHLGDNYPYRPQDRGFQETLWFPSSHISAVPDYWINDYFDDTYLHNGHRVKQTGYCTDVFFREMQNWIRTRDESLPFFAYLPLNAPHGPLYVPDHYRRPVEAALREHPEVVQHLKPQRKKALISYLAMCANIDENIGKLDQFLSESKLRDDTIVIFLTDNGSTMGPDYFNAGMRGRKVTLWEGGHRVPCFIRWPHGKLGPARDLNDLAHVQDLLPTLAELCELPLPEQRLDGISLAPRLRGEVKSLPDRMLVVNYSRMPIVGNKKNMFLAKPRKEGAAVLWKRWRWLENRELYDLTSDPLQKQNVAEQHPDVVARMQAHLDQWWKELQPHVAEPQRVIIGHAAENPSMLTACEWLDVFVDQQGQVRRGIRRNGTWQLTIAEVGNYEFELRRWPRESGLKLNAGTPAVKVTDGQLAEGVALPVAKGRLKIGSFEATAKPDADGESITIETPLKPGQLELTTWLLDEQGREICGAYYVYVNRK, from the coding sequence ATGCGACTGCTGCTCATCACTCTGTGGCTGTTTTCAGGCCTCAATCCGGTTCTGGCCGCCGGTCAACCCAATGTGATCCTGATTATGAGCGATGACCAGGGTTACGGTGAACTTTCCTGTCACGGAAATCCCCTGCTCAAAACTCCCCACCTCGATCAGCTGGCCTCTGACAGTGTCCGTCTGACCGACTTTCACGTCGCCCCGATGTGTACCCCGACCCGGGGGCAGCTGATGACCGGGCAGGACGCGTTTCGCAATGCCGCCATGAATGTCAGCAGCGGGCGGACGCTGCTCAGGCCCGAACTCCAGACCATGGCCGACCAGTTTCAGGCGGCCGGTTATCGCACCGGCATGTTCGGGAAATGGCATCTGGGTGACAATTATCCCTATCGTCCACAGGATCGTGGCTTCCAGGAAACACTCTGGTTTCCCTCATCACACATCAGCGCGGTACCCGACTACTGGATCAACGATTATTTTGATGATACCTATCTGCACAACGGACACCGCGTAAAGCAGACCGGCTATTGCACGGATGTCTTTTTTCGTGAAATGCAGAACTGGATCCGCACTCGTGATGAATCCCTCCCGTTTTTTGCCTACCTGCCTCTGAATGCACCCCACGGACCTCTGTATGTTCCCGATCATTATCGGCGACCAGTCGAAGCAGCACTCCGGGAGCATCCCGAGGTCGTGCAACATCTCAAACCCCAGCGTAAAAAAGCACTCATCAGTTACCTCGCGATGTGCGCTAACATTGATGAAAACATCGGCAAGCTGGATCAGTTTTTGAGCGAATCGAAACTGCGCGACGATACGATCGTCATTTTTCTCACCGATAACGGCAGTACGATGGGCCCTGATTACTTTAACGCTGGCATGCGTGGCAGGAAGGTGACGCTCTGGGAAGGCGGCCATCGTGTTCCCTGTTTCATCCGCTGGCCACACGGTAAGCTGGGCCCGGCGCGCGACCTGAATGATCTGGCCCACGTCCAGGATCTGCTCCCCACGCTGGCCGAGCTCTGTGAGCTCCCTCTGCCTGAGCAGCGACTGGACGGGATCAGTCTGGCGCCGCGCCTGCGGGGAGAAGTCAAATCGCTGCCGGACCGCATGCTGGTCGTCAACTACAGCCGGATGCCCATCGTCGGCAATAAGAAAAACATGTTCCTCGCGAAACCCCGTAAAGAAGGAGCCGCCGTCCTCTGGAAACGCTGGCGCTGGCTGGAGAACCGGGAACTGTATGATCTCACCAGTGATCCACTGCAGAAACAGAACGTGGCAGAGCAGCATCCGGATGTCGTCGCCCGGATGCAGGCGCACCTCGACCAGTGGTGGAAAGAGCTACAACCGCACGTAGCCGAGCCGCAACGCGTGATTATTGGTCATGCTGCGGAGAACCCTTCCATGCTCACCGCCTGTGAATGGCTGGACGTCTTTGTCGATCAGCAGGGGCAGGTGCGTCGTGGAATCCGCCGCAACGGTACCTGGCAACTGACGATTGCCGAGGTGGGCAACTATGAATTCGAATTGCGTCGCTGGCCCCGTGAAAGTGGATTAAAGCTGAACGCAGGTACGCCGGCTGTCAAAGTAACCGATGGGCAGCTCGCCGAAGGAGTGGCGCTACCAGTCGCGAAAGGCCGTCTCAAGATTGGCAGTTTCGAAGCGACGGCCAAACCGGATGCCGATGGGGAGTCGATTACGATTGAGACTCCATTGAAGCCCGGACAGCTGGAACTCACGACCTGGCTCCTGGATGAGCAGGGGCGGGAAATCTGTGGTGCTTACTACGTCTATGTGAACCGGAAGTGA
- a CDS encoding cupin domain-containing protein produces the protein MPFIDIDSVKPLEVLPGCKMRTPFGENLMLSYLEMDEGAIVPMHHHPHEQGGMLLKGRLELTMGDEVRTVEAGAMFIIPPNTPHQAVAVDGPAVVLDVFSPVREDYAELYNKYIPTESDEN, from the coding sequence ATGCCCTTTATTGATATCGATTCCGTCAAGCCCCTGGAAGTCCTGCCCGGCTGTAAAATGCGGACCCCTTTCGGGGAAAATCTGATGCTGTCTTACCTGGAAATGGATGAAGGGGCCATTGTGCCCATGCATCATCATCCACACGAGCAGGGCGGAATGCTGCTCAAAGGCCGGCTGGAACTGACAATGGGGGATGAAGTGCGAACTGTCGAAGCAGGGGCGATGTTCATTATTCCCCCTAATACTCCCCACCAGGCGGTTGCCGTTGATGGACCTGCCGTAGTGCTGGATGTATTCAGCCCGGTCCGTGAAGACTACGCGGAACTGTATAACAAGTACATTCCGACAGAGTCAGACGAAAACTGA
- a CDS encoding sigma-70 family RNA polymerase sigma factor yields MIVCSKDHCKQSSQQLAERARKILQAEIDFIPNPSFQDSDADEVILGQPLPESNTEIPTAAFTKPGSRALSTQIARLCRSEVLSAADEQDLFRRMNYLKFKANMHRCKLDPEEVEHCELDRIVNLLQQAEQVRDQIFRSNMRLVVSIVKKCVTPGVSFDELLSDGCLTLMHAIEKFDYARGFRFSTYAYHSISNYAYRKIANRRKERNKFKQLGEERTLEELQEQKNPMMVRAVWDELSELLKQTIDTLDQREQFIVRSRFALGKHRKIQTFQKLADELGISKERVRQLEQRAVAKLRALAEGSRLDAIRELVGG; encoded by the coding sequence ATGATAGTGTGTTCAAAAGATCATTGTAAGCAGTCATCCCAGCAGCTGGCGGAACGTGCCCGTAAGATTCTGCAGGCTGAAATCGATTTCATCCCGAATCCCAGCTTTCAGGATTCAGATGCGGACGAGGTTATTCTGGGGCAACCTTTGCCTGAGAGTAACACCGAGATTCCTACTGCTGCCTTCACAAAACCGGGCAGCCGGGCACTCTCGACTCAAATCGCGCGTCTCTGTCGCTCAGAAGTATTGTCTGCAGCTGACGAGCAGGATCTGTTCCGCAGAATGAACTACCTTAAGTTCAAAGCCAATATGCATCGTTGCAAACTCGACCCGGAAGAGGTCGAACACTGCGAACTGGACCGAATCGTAAATCTGCTCCAACAGGCAGAACAGGTTCGCGATCAGATCTTTCGCAGTAACATGCGACTGGTGGTCTCGATCGTCAAGAAATGCGTGACTCCAGGTGTGAGCTTTGATGAACTACTGAGTGACGGCTGCCTGACACTGATGCATGCCATCGAAAAGTTCGATTATGCCCGGGGTTTCCGCTTCAGTACGTACGCATACCACTCCATTTCGAATTACGCGTATCGCAAAATTGCCAATCGCCGCAAGGAACGCAACAAATTCAAACAGCTGGGTGAAGAACGTACCCTGGAAGAACTGCAGGAGCAGAAGAATCCGATGATGGTCCGCGCAGTCTGGGATGAACTCTCCGAACTGCTTAAGCAGACGATCGATACTCTCGATCAGCGGGAACAATTTATAGTCCGCAGCCGGTTTGCTCTCGGCAAACATCGCAAGATTCAGACCTTCCAGAAGCTGGCCGACGAACTCGGCATCTCTAAAGAACGGGTGCGTCAGCTGGAACAGCGGGCAGTAGCCAAACTGAGAGCACTCGCAGAAGGGTCTCGTCTGGATGCGATTCGTGAACTGGTCGGCGGCTGA
- a CDS encoding NAD(P)/FAD-dependent oxidoreductase: MKIAIIGSGISGLTAAWFLHREHDVTIFEANNYIGGHTNTIEVDLEGEQHPVDTGFIVFNHQTYPNFTRMLDRLGITSQPTRMSFSMKCERTGLEYRGADLNGFFAQRKNLFNPRFYKLLSDIFRFNKQSLALLVSDNDTLTVGEYLKRENYSREFIDQYFLPMGSAIWSCPVGTFEQFPIRFIVEFYRNHGILAIRELPEWRVVCGGSHQYVKAITADFRESIRLQTPIRAVRRLAEGVEVTPVNAAPEEFDHVIFACHSDQALRILGSDVDPVERELLSAFPYEPNIAQLHTDTSVLPRSERAWACWNYFMPRGENRKATITYNMNQLQSLDSQHTFCVTLNGEERVDPSRVIRRIEYAHPIFTIERAETQRRHAEVINQRNTSFCGAYWGNGFHEDGVNSALAVCRNLLETDDIWKAESTPAGFDTDDLNPSNTAFAIEST; the protein is encoded by the coding sequence ATGAAAATTGCCATCATTGGTAGCGGCATTTCCGGTTTGACAGCAGCCTGGTTTCTACACCGAGAGCACGACGTCACAATCTTTGAAGCAAACAATTACATCGGCGGGCACACCAACACGATCGAAGTCGATCTGGAAGGCGAGCAACATCCCGTCGACACCGGGTTCATCGTTTTTAACCACCAGACTTACCCGAACTTCACCCGCATGCTGGACCGACTGGGAATTACTTCGCAGCCGACCCGCATGAGTTTCAGCATGAAGTGTGAACGAACCGGGCTGGAATACCGGGGCGCTGATCTCAATGGCTTTTTTGCCCAGCGCAAGAATCTGTTCAACCCTCGCTTCTACAAACTTCTGAGTGATATTTTTCGCTTCAACAAGCAGTCGCTGGCCCTGCTGGTTTCCGATAATGATACCTTGACGGTCGGCGAATATCTCAAGCGTGAGAACTACTCCCGCGAATTCATCGATCAGTATTTTCTCCCCATGGGGTCGGCGATCTGGTCCTGCCCGGTAGGCACTTTCGAACAGTTTCCAATTCGCTTCATCGTGGAGTTCTACCGCAATCATGGCATCCTGGCGATCCGGGAACTGCCTGAATGGCGTGTGGTTTGTGGTGGATCACACCAGTATGTGAAAGCGATCACCGCCGACTTTCGAGAGTCAATCCGTCTACAGACCCCTATTCGTGCTGTCAGGCGTCTCGCGGAAGGTGTGGAAGTGACTCCGGTCAACGCTGCTCCTGAAGAGTTCGATCACGTGATTTTCGCCTGCCACAGCGATCAGGCTTTAAGAATTCTCGGTAGCGACGTAGACCCGGTCGAACGCGAACTGCTCTCCGCATTCCCCTATGAACCGAATATCGCCCAGTTGCATACCGACACAAGCGTTCTGCCTCGTAGCGAACGGGCCTGGGCCTGCTGGAATTACTTCATGCCCCGCGGCGAGAATCGCAAAGCGACCATTACCTACAACATGAATCAGCTGCAGAGCCTCGACTCGCAACATACGTTCTGTGTGACACTCAATGGTGAAGAGCGGGTCGATCCTTCCAGGGTCATTCGTCGTATCGAATATGCCCATCCCATCTTTACGATCGAGCGGGCTGAGACCCAGCGCCGTCACGCAGAAGTGATCAATCAGCGAAATACATCGTTTTGTGGTGCCTACTGGGGCAACGGATTTCACGAGGATGGCGTCAACAGTGCCCTGGCGGTCTGCCGAAATTTACTGGAAACAGATGACATATGGAAAGCGGAATCTACACCGGCTGGGTTCGACACAGACGACTTAAACCCGTCGAACACAGCTTTCGCAATCGAATCTACCTGA
- a CDS encoding VOC family protein: MAPHYIPDGYHAVTPYLLVEGAARLIEFVTLVFDATTELISYHEDKIGHATLRIGDSTVELADACEEWGPTSAALHVYVPDVDLTYQRALEAGALSQRGPADQFYGERSASVKDPFGIQWHIATQTEVLSKEELLRRADEFKLLQSQQQQHQQ, translated from the coding sequence ATGGCACCCCACTATATCCCCGATGGCTATCATGCAGTTACTCCGTATCTGCTGGTAGAAGGGGCAGCGAGACTGATTGAGTTCGTGACACTCGTATTCGATGCAACAACCGAGCTGATTTCGTACCATGAAGACAAAATCGGCCATGCTACGCTACGAATCGGGGATTCTACGGTTGAACTGGCCGACGCCTGCGAAGAATGGGGGCCCACCTCCGCAGCTCTGCATGTTTATGTACCAGATGTCGATCTCACCTACCAGAGAGCCTTGGAAGCAGGCGCTTTAAGCCAGCGCGGACCGGCAGATCAGTTCTACGGTGAGCGGAGTGCCTCGGTGAAGGATCCGTTCGGAATTCAATGGCATATCGCCACCCAGACGGAAGTGCTCTCCAAAGAAGAGCTGCTCCGCAGGGCTGACGAATTCAAACTGCTGCAAAGCCAGCAGCAGCAACACCAACAGTAA
- the tilS gene encoding tRNA lysidine(34) synthetase TilS has product MNEFVSAVNRGWRACEQRIAAGQTHLPDKSPPAVQAERTLVAVSGGADSVALLRALMELASKTENDCRPGSLVVAHLNHGLRGTDSDADADWLTKTCRALNLPLVLEKQELASQQTGSSTGLEELSRSARYEFLIRTAHAEDCTRIAVAHTRDDQAETVLHHIIRGTGISGLKGIPRVRLLAENLYLIRPLLDLGREDVVHYLQECSQEFRTDASNTDLRFTRNRIRHQLLPYLKTEFNPAVVQALQRLSQQAEEVTEVISADVTQILNRATLDQNRETWRLDCDQLLDTPDYLVKQCFLKIWQEMHWSRKRMGFDHWQRLLELTREGQKIHLPDQIEAERRERLLILRRLPDRTET; this is encoded by the coding sequence ATGAATGAGTTTGTCTCAGCAGTGAATCGCGGCTGGCGCGCCTGCGAGCAGCGGATTGCAGCCGGGCAAACGCATTTACCAGACAAGAGTCCACCTGCAGTACAAGCCGAGAGAACCCTGGTTGCGGTCTCGGGTGGTGCAGACAGCGTCGCGCTGCTGCGCGCCCTGATGGAACTGGCCTCAAAGACAGAAAACGACTGCCGGCCCGGTTCCCTGGTCGTTGCCCACCTGAATCACGGCCTGAGGGGCACAGATTCCGATGCGGACGCGGACTGGCTGACAAAGACCTGCCGGGCATTGAATCTGCCTCTCGTATTGGAAAAACAGGAGCTGGCGTCGCAACAGACGGGGTCCTCAACGGGTCTGGAAGAACTGAGTCGCTCGGCCCGCTATGAATTTCTGATCCGGACAGCCCATGCAGAAGACTGCACGCGGATTGCAGTGGCGCACACGCGCGATGATCAGGCGGAAACCGTATTGCATCACATCATCCGCGGCACTGGAATCTCCGGTCTGAAAGGTATCCCCCGTGTTCGTTTACTGGCGGAAAACCTCTATCTCATACGTCCCTTACTGGATCTCGGTCGCGAAGACGTTGTGCATTATCTGCAGGAATGTAGCCAGGAATTTCGCACCGATGCGTCGAATACAGATCTGCGTTTTACCCGCAATCGCATTCGTCATCAATTACTCCCCTACCTGAAAACAGAGTTCAATCCCGCTGTCGTGCAGGCCTTACAACGGCTCTCTCAACAGGCAGAAGAAGTCACCGAAGTGATTTCAGCAGATGTGACACAGATTCTAAATCGTGCGACCCTCGATCAGAACCGGGAGACCTGGCGGCTGGACTGTGATCAACTGCTCGATACTCCCGATTATCTGGTCAAACAGTGCTTTCTCAAGATCTGGCAGGAGATGCACTGGTCGCGGAAGCGGATGGGCTTCGATCACTGGCAGCGACTGCTCGAACTGACGCGGGAAGGCCAGAAAATTCACCTGCCCGACCAGATTGAAGCGGAACGACGGGAACGTCTGCTGATTTTACGCAGGCTGCCTGACCGCACCGAGACTTAA
- a CDS encoding MerR family transcriptional regulator, with product MHEFLTSKQVARAIQASESSVKRWCDKGVIPTQYTAGGHRRIALPDLIEFLRSSKYELVRPEVLGLPATTGQTSRVIDRAEEQLTEALLRGEEDLCRQIVLDLYLAEHSISAICDLVIGRSFVTIGDRWECGEAEVYQERRGCELALRLLHELRTLIPNPPLDAPVAFGGAVEGDLYSLATTMVELVLRDIKWNASSLGTNLPFSTLAAAIEQQRPRMFWLSVSYIRNEQEFLQNYAELYDEFGMDVAFVVGGRALKEPIRQQMQYAAFCDNIRHLESFAQTLLNASEKEPK from the coding sequence ATGCACGAATTTCTGACGTCTAAACAGGTTGCCCGTGCCATCCAGGCCAGTGAATCCTCCGTCAAACGCTGGTGCGACAAAGGGGTAATCCCCACCCAGTACACTGCAGGAGGACACCGTCGGATTGCCCTGCCGGACCTGATCGAATTTTTACGTTCCAGCAAGTACGAGCTTGTACGCCCCGAAGTATTAGGCCTCCCTGCCACGACCGGACAGACCAGTCGGGTCATTGACCGTGCTGAGGAACAGCTGACCGAAGCGTTGTTGAGAGGCGAAGAAGATCTCTGCCGTCAGATCGTGCTGGACCTCTACCTGGCGGAACACAGCATCAGCGCCATCTGCGATCTGGTGATCGGTCGCTCGTTTGTGACCATCGGCGATCGTTGGGAGTGTGGAGAAGCGGAGGTCTACCAGGAACGACGAGGTTGCGAGCTGGCCCTGCGTCTGCTGCATGAATTGCGGACACTGATTCCCAATCCCCCACTTGATGCTCCCGTGGCTTTCGGTGGTGCGGTGGAAGGGGATCTCTACAGTCTGGCGACCACCATGGTTGAACTGGTGCTCCGTGACATTAAGTGGAATGCGTCTTCACTGGGAACCAACCTCCCCTTCTCCACCCTGGCCGCGGCAATCGAGCAACAGCGGCCGCGGATGTTCTGGCTGAGCGTGAGCTACATCCGTAACGAACAGGAATTCCTGCAGAACTACGCCGAACTCTATGATGAATTCGGCATGGATGTGGCCTTCGTCGTCGGCGGACGGGCTCTTAAGGAACCAATCCGGCAGCAGATGCAGTATGCCGCCTTCTGTGACAATATCCGCCACCTGGAATCATTCGCTCAGACACTGCTTAATGCCTCGGAAAAAGAACCGAAGTAG
- the rny gene encoding ribonuclease Y, which translates to MFTEVAIGATLALIVGAFIGYFIDRIRRGSAYQSYQQILKQAELDAENLLKSQKLEAKEELLKRRESLEEEVNKQREELWSVEKKLSKRENALEDQQADFLKKESMIQATQSKLASRTKAVEAREQELERALKKQQEELFKISGLDRETASQMLLDRLENDLKSETGALILKYQNELKQSCDKLARETIGMAVQRFASGHVAETTVSTVELPEEEMKGRIIGREGRNIRAFEKATGVDVIVDDTPGVVVVSAFDNVRRQIGKMSLQKLVNDGRIHPARIEEVVEETQKELEEYIQTMGQNACQEVNISGVHPKLIDLLGRLHFRTSYSQNVLRHSIEVSALTGIMAEQLGLDGTLARRCGLFHDIGKAADHEMEGGHPAVGAQLLKRYGECQEVVHAAAGHHDDIRPDYIYTVLVAAADACSASRPGARRDTLEKYVRRLEELETLVCGFPGVDHTYAIQAGREVRVIVDSDQVNDREAAKMCKDIAKAIEETLTYPGEIRVTVMREARTVEYAR; encoded by the coding sequence ATGTTTACAGAAGTCGCTATTGGAGCTACTCTGGCGCTCATTGTCGGGGCCTTCATCGGTTATTTCATTGACCGGATTCGCCGTGGATCTGCCTATCAGTCTTATCAGCAGATCCTGAAACAGGCCGAACTCGATGCCGAAAATCTGCTCAAAAGCCAGAAGCTGGAAGCCAAAGAAGAGCTGCTCAAACGCCGCGAATCTCTGGAAGAAGAAGTCAACAAGCAGCGCGAAGAGCTCTGGTCGGTTGAGAAAAAGCTCAGCAAGCGTGAGAACGCGCTCGAAGATCAGCAGGCCGATTTCCTCAAAAAGGAATCTATGATTCAGGCTACCCAGTCCAAGCTGGCCTCCCGTACCAAAGCGGTCGAAGCCCGCGAGCAGGAACTGGAGCGGGCTCTGAAGAAGCAGCAGGAAGAGCTGTTCAAAATCAGTGGACTGGATCGCGAAACCGCATCCCAGATGCTGCTCGACCGGCTGGAAAACGATCTCAAGAGTGAGACCGGTGCCCTGATCCTGAAGTATCAGAACGAACTGAAGCAGTCGTGCGATAAGCTGGCCCGCGAAACCATCGGCATGGCCGTGCAACGGTTCGCCTCCGGACACGTGGCTGAGACCACCGTCTCCACAGTAGAACTGCCCGAAGAGGAAATGAAAGGGCGGATCATTGGTCGGGAAGGTCGTAACATCCGCGCCTTCGAAAAAGCGACCGGCGTCGATGTGATCGTAGACGATACACCCGGAGTGGTTGTCGTCTCGGCCTTCGATAACGTGCGTCGGCAGATCGGTAAAATGTCCCTGCAGAAACTGGTCAACGACGGACGCATCCATCCGGCCCGCATCGAGGAAGTCGTCGAAGAGACGCAGAAGGAACTCGAAGAATACATCCAGACCATGGGGCAGAATGCCTGTCAGGAAGTCAATATTTCCGGCGTGCATCCCAAGCTGATCGACCTGCTGGGCCGTCTGCATTTCCGTACGAGTTACAGCCAGAATGTGTTGCGGCACTCTATCGAAGTTTCCGCTCTGACCGGCATCATGGCAGAACAGCTCGGCCTGGACGGGACACTCGCCCGACGCTGTGGTCTGTTTCATGACATAGGTAAAGCAGCCGACCACGAAATGGAAGGGGGCCACCCCGCCGTCGGGGCCCAGTTGCTGAAGCGGTACGGCGAATGTCAGGAAGTCGTGCATGCCGCCGCCGGTCATCACGATGACATCCGCCCCGATTACATCTACACGGTACTGGTTGCTGCAGCAGACGCCTGTTCTGCTTCGCGTCCTGGGGCCCGCCGTGATACGCTGGAAAAATATGTGCGTCGCCTTGAAGAGCTGGAAACGCTGGTTTGCGGCTTCCCGGGTGTTGATCATACCTATGCGATTCAGGCCGGTCGTGAAGTTCGCGTGATCGTCGATTCCGATCAGGTCAACGACCGTGAAGCAGCCAAGATGTGCAAAGACATCGCCAAGGCGATTGAAGAAACCCTGACCTACCCGGGCGAAATCCGGGTGACCGTGATGCGCGAAGCACGCACGGTTGAATACGCCCGCTAA
- a CDS encoding FMN-binding negative transcriptional regulator produces MYVPAAFAETDVSRLHPFIEQHSFATLVSNQGEEPFASHLPLLLQREVGQNGCLLGHFARANPQAETPDNQSVLAIFHGPHAYISPTWYASQNTVPTWNYQAVHVYGRYSRITDDAELKAVIAETVRFYEASQPESWSIETPEAEFTEGLLKGIVGFRIEIERIEGKFKLSQNHPEERRQKVIDALKKQSSDDAQAIAALMEADLTA; encoded by the coding sequence ATGTATGTCCCAGCCGCTTTTGCCGAAACCGACGTCAGCCGACTGCACCCGTTCATCGAGCAACACAGCTTCGCCACCCTGGTGAGCAATCAGGGAGAGGAGCCGTTTGCTTCCCACCTGCCTTTACTTTTGCAGCGTGAGGTGGGACAGAATGGGTGCCTGCTGGGGCACTTTGCCCGGGCGAACCCGCAGGCGGAAACTCCGGACAATCAGAGTGTGTTGGCCATCTTCCATGGGCCGCACGCTTACATCTCACCCACCTGGTATGCCTCCCAAAATACAGTCCCCACCTGGAACTATCAGGCGGTGCACGTATACGGTCGGTATTCCCGGATCACTGATGACGCGGAGCTGAAAGCGGTCATCGCAGAAACCGTGCGGTTTTATGAAGCCTCGCAGCCTGAGTCCTGGTCAATCGAGACTCCGGAAGCCGAGTTCACCGAGGGACTGCTCAAGGGAATCGTCGGCTTTCGGATTGAGATTGAACGCATCGAAGGCAAATTCAAACTGAGCCAGAACCATCCCGAAGAGCGGCGGCAGAAAGTGATCGATGCGTTAAAAAAACAGAGCAGCGACGACGCTCAGGCCATCGCTGCTCTGATGGAAGCAGATCTTACCGCTTAG